A window of Pectinophora gossypiella chromosome 12, ilPecGoss1.1, whole genome shotgun sequence contains these coding sequences:
- the LOC126371518 gene encoding protein FMC1 homolog isoform X2: MAHITSKPVLVTLRQLLSEIRKQSSTKKLAENQTARYILDQYRKYQTTDQQLCKAIDEMHYRAKTYHDYLYFGRKYREINTEFKGKGERSVEDTARMVGFKLPHDPKP; the protein is encoded by the coding sequence ATGGCACATATTACTTCGAAGCCAGTCCTTGTGACACTCCGTCAACTTCTATCGGAGATTCGTAAGCAAAGTTCAACAAAGAAATTGGCTGAAAATCAGACTGCAAGATATATCTTGGATCAGTATCGCAAGTACCAGACAACGGATCAGCAGCTTTGCAAAGCCATAGATGAGATGCACTATAGAGCGAAGACGTACCATGATTATTTGTACTTTGGCAGAAAATACCGGGAGATTAACACGGAATTCAAGGGAAAGGGTGAACGTTCTGTGGAGGACACTGCACGCATGGTAGGATTCAAATTACCTCACGACCCAAAaccataa
- the LOC126371518 gene encoding SRR1-like protein isoform X1, whose translation MSKMSKFDSDGFQIVTSKRFSKNKPTKIPAKEALIEKEETLIDIEKAISRINSAVDDLKVSNYLKEVSVSVSTLVQSKKVAEIVCFGLGHIGECQISRHQLAYLLCLKDICGTSKVLAHDPIFYKSECDILKRLNIEVIDENKEGDYIISDKEITIVYLPHCPKQLTNNFLWSNWGVKLQNCILICNSFTSLIENHPSRITLKTVPYIYNIYPHCTEIPLKNNFKFTDIFNDTAIHYFPEDKLEKLNSEFWIKGDKPQYENSEEFITSLMIEKLNI comes from the exons ATGTCAAAAATGTCAAAATTCGACAGTGATGGTTTCCAAATAGTTACCTcgaaacgtttttccaaaaataAACCGACGAAAATCCCTGCTAAAGAAGCGTTAATTGAAAAGGAGGAAACATTAATCGACATCGAGAAAGCTATAAG CCGCATAAATTCTGCTGTGGACGACTTAAAAGTTTCTAATTACTTAAAAGAGGTGTCAGTATCTGTGAGTACCTTAGTTCAATCCAAAAAAGTTGCTGAAATAGTTTGTTTTGGACTTGGGCATATAGGAGAGTGCCAAATATCTAGACACCAGTTGGCATATTTACTATGTTTGAAAGACATCTGCGGGACTTCTAAAGTGTTAGCACACGATCCTATATTTTACAAAAGTGAATGTGATATTTTAAAGAGGTTAAATATCGAAGTTATTGATGAAAACAAGGAGGGCGATTACATAATTTCTGATAAAGAAATTACTATAGTGTACCTACCACATTGCCCTAAACAACTCACTAACAACTTTCTTTGGAGCAATTGGGGTGTCAAACTACAAAATTGCATTCTAATTTGTAACAGTTTTACATCATTAATTGAAAATCATCCCAGTagaattacattaaaaacaGTACCATACATCTATAATATTTATCCACATTGTACTGAAattccattaaaaaataatttcaaattcacTGATATTTTCAACGACACAGCAATTCATTATTTCCCAGAAGATAAATTAGAAAAACTCAATTCGGAATTTTGGATAAAAGGTGATAAACCACAGTACGAAAATAGTGAAGAATTCATTACATCTCTTATGATTGAAAAGCTGAACATTTAA